A stretch of Vannielia litorea DNA encodes these proteins:
- a CDS encoding microcin C ABC transporter permease YejB: protein MSAYILRRLLLIIPTLFGIMLVNFVLTQFVPGGPIEAVIAKVEEGQSAGDNVTGGADAGQPPGSESVDERYQGARGLSPEFLAQLEVQMGFARVVCEEGYEPRDGVAITHRDLSSDACTKQDIGMVERFFIMMGQYVTFDFGESYFKSKSVVSLVIEKMPVSITLGLWSTLIAYMISIPLGIRKAVRDGSRFDTWSSGVIVAAYAIPGFIFAILLLVLFAGGSYWKIFPLRGLTSPNAIWDQLSLWGKIVDYLWHIFLPVLASSIAGFASLTLLTKNSFLDEIKKQYVITARAKGLSESRVLYGHVFRNAMLIVIAGFPGAFLGVFFGSSLVIEWLFSLDGLGRLGFESVVDRDYPVVFGTLFVFGLIGLLVNILSDLMYVFVDPRIDFERRAG from the coding sequence ATGAGCGCATATATCCTCAGGCGGCTCCTGCTGATCATTCCGACGCTGTTCGGGATCATGCTGGTGAACTTCGTTCTCACCCAATTCGTCCCCGGCGGCCCGATCGAGGCGGTGATCGCCAAGGTCGAAGAGGGCCAGAGCGCGGGCGACAACGTGACCGGCGGGGCAGATGCAGGCCAGCCGCCCGGCAGTGAGAGCGTGGATGAGCGCTACCAGGGCGCGCGCGGCCTCTCGCCCGAGTTCCTTGCGCAACTCGAAGTCCAGATGGGCTTTGCCCGGGTGGTCTGCGAAGAGGGCTACGAGCCGCGCGATGGCGTGGCTATCACCCACCGCGACCTGTCCTCCGACGCCTGCACCAAGCAGGACATCGGCATGGTCGAGCGGTTCTTCATCATGATGGGCCAATACGTCACCTTCGATTTCGGCGAGAGCTACTTCAAGTCGAAGTCTGTGGTGAGCCTCGTGATCGAGAAGATGCCGGTGTCGATCACCCTCGGTCTCTGGTCCACCCTGATCGCCTACATGATCTCGATCCCGCTGGGCATTCGCAAGGCTGTGCGCGATGGCTCCCGGTTCGACACCTGGTCATCCGGCGTGATCGTGGCGGCCTATGCGATCCCCGGCTTCATCTTTGCCATCCTGCTGCTGGTGCTCTTTGCCGGCGGTTCCTACTGGAAGATCTTCCCGCTGCGCGGCCTCACTTCCCCCAACGCGATCTGGGATCAGCTCTCGCTCTGGGGCAAGATCGTGGACTACCTCTGGCACATCTTCCTGCCGGTTCTGGCCAGCTCCATCGCCGGCTTCGCCTCGCTGACCCTGCTGACGAAGAACAGCTTCCTCGACGAGATCAAGAAGCAGTATGTCATCACCGCCCGCGCCAAGGGCCTGAGCGAGAGCCGCGTGCTCTACGGCCATGTCTTCCGAAATGCGATGCTGATCGTGATCGCGGGCTTTCCCGGCGCCTTTCTCGGCGTGTTCTTCGGGTCGTCCCTGGTGATCGAGTGGCTCTTCTCACTCGACGGGCTCGGGCGGCTCGGGTTCGAGTCGGTGGTAGACAGGGACTATCCGGTCGTCTTCGGCACGCTCTTTGTCTTTGGTCTCATCGGCCTGCTGGTGAACATCCTGAGTGATCTGATGTATGTCTTCGTCGACCCACGGATCGACTTCGAGCGGAGGGCAGGCTGA